One window from the genome of Drosophila subpulchrella strain 33 F10 #4 breed RU33 unplaced genomic scaffold, RU_Dsub_v1.1 Primary Assembly Seq435, whole genome shotgun sequence encodes:
- the LOC119562380 gene encoding uncharacterized protein LOC119562380 → MLDEHLNWIMSMPNTDLQARFHRQETVGRTLKIHARTKNKMNNETIGYALSSEMSESIDRAREKVKSTGKRQCPQRMHPTKKTREQRTIEKFRNIDFFGQRDSNNILTVQNLEFPDANIKRTEMHKRDECGKSIIRGKGWDFASSSNSHFRHGVETVKIRKNVCSTTSTVQNFRVDNVPKTKQTQTVSEDEPDSEELVDSMHARSSRPPNFKGEEWRRPCPASLVAGAPRPRIGRCPKNYEQLAKLTPARQKFYLTQDPRKSHCLVNPVALRHTPLTKEQEFSLISKLVKHGENLCASTGSETSDTHICEVIDLQNPLRLDFHGMDYKTTYEQDEIEQQNALTFWRVQRYMARRKAKKNTKVNVEDELRAERLAVPQRYSTKIKDTPVEEVSPPRSPRLVHLYRSPDKPANQLKIEEERRRRAARYKDIYLRKKHREEEQLEERRKQKASVKEIEGRTVAEGDLRADLAVIDDAIERSFRKHVELKPVVRKRKVFPKTLTETERLKAIMHREDCVRRDRARVTQQFFLERTGKQKYLPDAEQQLRCEESIDGSVGSTPSEQSSDDGDYLQVGKIGDKFQLRGFHFKHGDGLRGKLHRHQIMQGQRTVKGCLTREEWLNQLVPHKEPIKLDVERGIIKENVVLDLTSI, encoded by the exons ATGTTGGACGAGCATTTAAACTGGATAATGTCGATGCCAAACACCGATTTGCAAGCTAGATTCCATAGGCAGGAGACGGTAGGGAGGACTTTAAAAATTCACGCTCGaacgaaaaataaaatgaacaaCGAAACCATTGGTTATGCCTTGTCCAGCGAAATGTCAGAGAGTATTGATCGAGCCAGGGAGAAAGTCAAAAGCACAGGCAAGCGTCAGTGCCCACAGAGAATGCACCCGACAAAAAAAACACGGGAACAGAGAACCATTGAAAAGTTTCGGAACATCGATTTCTTTGGGCAGCGCGACTCTAACAACATACTAACGGTCCAAAACTTGGAGTTTCCGGACGCCAACATCAAGCGCACCGAGATGCACAAGCGCGATGAATGCGGTAAGAGCATAATCCGTGGCAAAGGATGGGACTTCGCCAGCTCGAGCAACTCTCACTTCAGACACGGCGTCGAGACGGTTAAGATACGCAAGAATGTTTGTTCCACCACCAGTACAGTGCAGAATTTCCGGGTCGACAATGTGCCTAAGACAAAACAGACGCAAACGGTTTCCGAGGACGAACCCGATTCGGAGGAGCTGGTTGACTCGATGCACGCGCGCTCGTCGCGTCCTCCCAATTTCAAAGGCGAGGAGTGGAGACGCCCGTGCCCTGCCAGTCTTGTGGCCGGCGCACCACGGCCCCGCATTGGACGTTGCCCAAAAAACTACGAGCAGCTGGCCAAGCTGACACCCGCCCGCCAGAAATTTTACCTCACTCAGGATCCGCGGAAGTCGCACTGCCTGGTCAATCCTGTGGCGCTGCGCCACACTCCGCTGACGAAGGAGCAGGAGTTCAGTCTGATCAGCAAGTTAGTCAAGCACGGGGAAAACCTCTGCGCCAGCACAGGATCAGAGACCTCCGATACGCACATCTGCGAAGTGATCGATCTGCAGAATCCCCTGAGATTAGATTTTCACGGCATGGACTACAAGACCACGTACGAGCAGGATGAGATCGAGCAGCAGAACGCACTGACCTTCTGGCGCGTTCAGCGCTATATGGCGAGGCGAAAGGCGAAGAAGAACACCAAGGTGAACGTCGAGGACGAGCTGAGGGCGGAGCGGCTGGCAGTGCCGCAACGCTACAGCACGAAGATAAAGGACACGCCCGTTGAGGAGGTGTCGCCGCCCCGATCGCCACGTCTAGTGCACTTGTATAGGAGTCCGGACAAGCCGGCCAACCAGCTTAAGATCGAAGAGGAGCGCAGGCGTCGAGCTGCTCGCTACAAGGATATATATCTGCGGAAGAAGCATCGCGAGGAGGAGCAGCTTGAGGAGCGCCGAAAGCAGAAAGCGTCCGTCAAGGAAATCGAGGGTCGGACAGTGGCCGAGGGCGACCTGCGCGCCGACTTGGCGGTCATCGATGACGCCATCGAACGCAGCTTCCGCAAGCATGTTGAGCTCAAGCCCGTCGTCCGAAAGCGCAAGGTCTTTCCCAAGACCCTCACCGAAACGGAGAGGCTGAAGGCGATTATGCATCGCGAGGACTGTGTAAGGCGTGACCGGGCCCGGGTGACACAGCAGTTCTTCCTGGAGCGCACTGGCAAACAGAAGTACCTTCCGGACGCGGAGCAGCAGCTGCGCTGCGAAGAAAGCATCGATGGTAGCGTGGGCTCCACACCCAGCGAGCAGAGCAGCGACGACGGGGACTACCTACAGGTGGGAAAAATTGGCGACAAGTTCCAGCTGCGGGGCTTCCACTTCAAGCACGGAGACGGCCTACGCGGTAAGTTGCACCGGCACCAAATTATGCAGGGTCAGCGAACAGTGAAGGGATGTCTTACGCGCGAGGAGTGGCTTAACCAGCTGGTGCCGCACAAGGAGCCCATCAAGCTGGACGTGGAGCGCGGCATTATCAAG GAAAATGTTGTTCTGGACCTTACATCAATATAG